The Larimichthys crocea isolate SSNF chromosome X, L_crocea_2.0, whole genome shotgun sequence genome segment CCCCATCCTCCCCTTCAAATCTTTACAAACATGTTCAAAACTTGTTAAACAATGGTAGATGGGAAAATcatgcatgtttctttttttatgcatttttttctctgtttccttttttttaaacagaaactcAGCGATCATCTGAGGTGCTGTGGAGCGCTCAGAACCTCCCTTCTGTCGCTTACCCCTCACTCCATCTATCCATTTAAGCTTCCCGTCACCTTACACCTTGATCTGTCTTTTGCCACCTCCCCCCAAATTCCctctgattttttctttttttgaagtGTCTGAGGTCCCTCTATCAGTTTCATACAGGAGTGGTACGTCGATTGGCGGTGTTGCTGTGGCCGCTTGAGTCTTTCAGGTCCTTCTGGATGCAGTTGTGGACCTGCAGGAAGTTGTGGTCCCTCTCCGTGGAGTTATAGGTGGCTGTCGGGGTGCCCGTTTGGCCCTTGGGCAGCGTGTACATGGACAGCTCGGTGGAAGGCAGCGTCCCGAAGGCCTTCAGGCCCACTGGTGATGCCTCGCGGGAGTGCGAGGGATCTGTAGAGCGGGATGAAGAGCGTGAGCGGCGTCGATAACGGTAGCGATAGCTGGGGATGCGCGTGATGGCCGCACCTTGGAGGTAGTCAGCGGCTCGTGCCCCCACGCGCAGCTCCCGATGGCGGTCGATGAACATGTGTACAGCCAGCACACCCACCATTTCAGCCATTATGAAGGAGAGGGCACCGAAGTAAAAGGACCAGCCGTAGGAGTAGCTGTTCTTCTTGGAGTCACTCTTGGAAGGGTCCCCAGCGTTGGCTGATATGTACACAATAATTCCTATGATGTTGCTCAGGCCTGGGACAGggaaacagggagagagaaaagattgaaactaaaatacaatataaatgttACTCAAGTGGGCCCACACACTAAACAACCAAAGTTATCACAGTTATTATCTTTGTCAGCTGAAAAAAATACACTCATTGACTGATCCATCAAAGTCTGAACAGAAGCACTGATACTGACAGGTACAGGTGGTttaatggaaaaacacattcttttatagcagggccggtcttagctatgggcaatgtgggcggccgcccagggcgcagtctccgtggggggcgcacgagtgcccaaaaaagaaaaagaccttgtgaattttcgataccgctcattaagttagcggagcgggcgcccccGGGAGCGGGGggttgacaaggcagaggggggcgccggacagactgatgggggggcacggcgcatccagggcgcacgggcggccgtgagggcgcacaagaaaatgttcgcctcgggggggggggggggggggggttcgcccagggcgcaaatgtggccaggactgGCGCTGCTTATAGTCACTGATCTTTTTACCCTCCCCAACCTTTCTTACCTCTCAACTATGTCCAATCTCTCTCATTCATCTCTCACCTTTCTCTACatcactctttccttttctcacGCTCCCTTTTTTTGATCATATGTTGTTCACACTTTATCACTCTGGCTGTGTTGTAGCCAGAAATAGACACGtggagagacaggcagacagacagacagacaggacaaatatgcaaataaacaatactgtacaaagagacagaaaagcaaACGGAGGTGTGAGGCCTGATTGAGATGGATCAGAGCAGAAGAGTATCAGGGACACCTTATTTTTAGAGTGTAATCCCAGTGGCCTCCTCTTAGCCTAGCAACAGGGcgaaagagacagacacagtgagaaagagagtgagagaaacagagagaactGCATCTCTCACTTCTGACTTGGAGGGGAACTAGTTATCTAGCTCAGCACAGTAGGCCATGGCCTAGAACcagagtacaaacacacacatgcatgcacgcagaaaagcacaaaaaaaaaaaaaaaagaaagaaacgctcTCGCAAAATGGCAACCTGTGCTATCTTTGTCTCCCTAGCTTCGTCCCGAGGCGATTGTTGTATAGCACACACAACGTCAAGCGCTACGAAACACATCACCTGGTGGTCAGCGAGCACCGTTGTGACTTTGGCTGTCTCCGAAACaggacattttcattttcagctctttatttgtttcttctATCAGCTCTGTCTCCACATCCTCACTGCcgtcttttttgtttcttttatacaCCGATGAGTAACGGTGTCCACATCCTTCTATTTTGGTTGGAGGGGTCACTCATGATAGAGTTTTTTCCTTAATTGCAACTTTATTCCTGTCTTGTATTCTGacattaaagctgctctaattaatcttttttttatttttatattaacaatggatcaaatgactacTTTGACAAACCAAGCAGCATTTTTTTGtacctttcagctcattgttttatgGCCTGCAACAACTGCTATTATGAATATGTAGATTATGTAGTGCAGGCTCGTAGtgcttgcattttttttttccccactgctTTTATTGCTGATTgaattttcaatgtttttattctctgaCGTCTGTCGTGCATTCAACTTGCCTGCCTGGGGACTGCAGAGGAAAATTAGTTATTCTGGCTAACTCTGGCATTTTTTCAATATCATTATTGTggactgtcaaaaaaaaaaactaaaaacaaaactaaaattgTTCTGGTTCACTCTCAAACACCGTCGTAATGCTGTTTTTGGCCACAGTAGACAGATGTTCCCAAGTGAAAAAGCTCTAAAGACTCTGTACACTGCCTGCAAAGCACCAATCAACAGATAGACAAGGTGACTTGCTTGTAAACAGCATTTAGCGGttaaaaagacagatatttccctcaggagttgatagaaataaaacagctaaatgaaaagtgaatattggacttacgTCATGTTTAGAAACATGTCACTAATTAAATGCTAAATGCATGTATGGCGTGTGAATATCAACTATCGAGTGCAGCTTTAAGGATAACATCTTTGTATTCTCCTCTGTCcagttttgtttcagttt includes the following:
- the cacng2b gene encoding calcium channel, voltage-dependent, gamma subunit 2b, translated to MGVFDRGVQMLLTTVGAFAAFSLMTIAVGTDYWLYSRGVCKIKSTNENETSKKNEEVMTHSGLWRTCCLEGSFKGMCKQIDHFPEDADYEADASEYFLRAVRASSIFPILSVILLFMGGLCIAASEFYKSRHNIILSSGILFVSAGLSNIIGIIVYISANAGDPSKSDSKKNSYSYGWSFYFGALSFIMAEMVGVLAVHMFIDRHRELRVGARAADYLQGAAITRIPSYRYRYRRRSRSSSRSTDPSHSREASPVGLKAFGTLPSTELSMYTLPKGQTGTPTATYNSTERDHNFLQVHNCIQKDLKDSSGHSNTANRRTTPV